One Notolabrus celidotus isolate fNotCel1 chromosome 16, fNotCel1.pri, whole genome shotgun sequence DNA window includes the following coding sequences:
- the chtopa gene encoding chromatin target of PRMT1a yields the protein MSAASSQKVVLKSTTKVSLNERFTNMLKNKQPTAVSIRATMQQQHLASARNRRLAQQMENRPSVQAALNHKQSLKQRLGKSNIQARLGRPVGALMRGGPAGGRGGMRGMTRGGLRGRARGGAMRGALSLRGKRMTTGGPMRGRGSAGRLAMRRGGRHRGGPVGRGGVLSRGAARGGVARGRGGLRGRGGFLGRGGGRGRGRGRGLGRPTVTREQLDNQLDDYMSKTKGHLDAELDAYMAQADPDSME from the exons ATGAGCGCAGCCTCCTCACAAAAAGTTGTCCTGAAAAGCACCACCAAGGTGTCCCTGAATGAGCG CTTCACTAACATGCTGAAGAACAAGCAACCCACTGCGGTAAGCATTCGAGCCACCATGCAGCAGCAACATCTGGCCAGTGCCCGCAACCGCCGGCTGGCCCAGCAGATGGAGAACCGGCCTTCagtgcaggctgctctgaaccaCAAGCAG AGCTTGAAGCAGCGGCTGGGGAAGAGCAACATCCAGGCGAGGCTGGGCCGGCCGGTGGGTGCCCTGATGAGAGGAGgacctgcaggaggaagaggaggaatgcGAGGGATGACGAGGGGAGGCCTCCGGGGACGAGCCAGAGGAGGAGCAATGAGGGGGGCGCTGTCTCTGAGAG GGAAGCGGATGACCACAGGGGGCCCAATGCGAGGCCGCGGCTCTGCTGGCCGCTTGGCGATGCGTAGAGGAGGACGCCACCGTGGAGGACCTGTTGGTAGAGGAGGAGTTCTGTCTAGAGGAGCAGCTCGAGGCGGAGTTGCCAGAG GTCGCGGTGGACTGCGTGGTCGTGGAGGTTTTCTTGGTCGTGGTGGTGGTCGCGGTCGTGGGCGGGGCCGAGGTCTTGGCAGACCAACCGTGACCCGCGAGCAACTGGACAACCAGCTGGACGACTACATGTCGAAGACCAAAGGACACCTGGATGCTGAACTGGACGCCTACATGGCCCAGGCGGACCCTGACAGCATGGAGTGA
- the snapin gene encoding SNARE-associated protein Snapin yields the protein MASAALVETSAGKDAIAEGLLDLLKPAIQQLDLHVHSVRESQVELREHIDNLATELCRINEHQKVALDLDPYVKKLLNARRRVVLVNNILQNAQERLRRLNHNVAKETARRKTMLESSGVFTTRSPSKP from the exons ATGGCTTCAGCGGCTTTGGTGGAGACTTCTGCAGGTAAAGATGCCATCGCCGAGGGGTTGCTCGACCTCCTGAAACCAGCAATCCAGCAGCTCGACTTGCATGTACACTCAGTAAG AGAAAGCCAGGTAGAATTAAGAGAGCATATAGACAACCTGGCCACAG AGTTATGTCGGATAAATGAGCATCAGAAGGTGGCTCTGGACCTGGACCCCTATGTGAAGAAGCTGCTGAATGCCAGAAGGAGAGTAGTGTTGGTAAACAACATACTGCAGAACGCACAG GAACGCCTGAGGCGACTTAACCACAACGTGGCAAAGGAGACGGCAAGGAGGAAGACCATGCTGGAGTCATCAGGAGTGTTCACCACCCGCTCCCCCAGTAAACCCTGA
- the si:dkey-222b8.1 gene encoding mothers against decapentaplegic homolog 4 isoform X2 produces MWTDSDLGHHDASELSGHSLADQLNTSIMSVNPPSSNDACLSIVHSLMCHRQGGENEGFAKRAIESLVKKLKEKKDELDSLITAITTNGVHPSKCVTIQRTLDGRLQVAGRKGFPHVIYARLWRWPDLHKNELKHVKFCQYAFDLKYDNVCVNPYHYERVVSPGIVGLSLQNTAPGGLIKEEYIHDCIQMDLPPGMPLSEHQAAMKLPPPDHYGQPLPPQQLPTEPHGPPPVTRYTNLPISPKVSGSGSMMPLQGGHGDGRLQTASPQAQVMTPVPRPPTPTQPSTHQQAAQQQTQPPHPHPQQPPHPPSQSHGQNGYSSNKHSQSQVAFHMWTGSSTASYTPVGPQQNGRGHQQPPLHHQNHHWSQHHGSASFPPSVSNHPGPEFWCSISYFEMDVQVGEMFKVPSSCPVVTVDGYVDPSGGDRFCLGQLSNVHRTDASERARLHIGKGVQLECRGEGDVWMRCMSDHAVFVQSYYLDREAGRAPGDAVHKIYPGAYIKVFDLRQCHRQMQQQAATAQAAAAAQAAAVAGNIPGPGSVGGIAPAVSLSAAAGIGVDDLRRLCILRLSFVKGWGPDYPRQSIKHTPCWVEVHLHRALQLLDEVLHTMPLADPGPAN; encoded by the exons ATGT ggaCGGATTCAGACCTGGGCCATCATGATGCCAGTGAACTTTCTGGTCACTCATTGGCTGATCAGCTTAACACCAG CATCATGTCGGTGAATCCTCCCAGCAGCAACGACGCCTGCCTCAGCATCGTCCACAGCCTCATGTGTCACCGGCAAGGCGGGGAGAATGAGGGCTTTGCCAAGCGGGCGATCGAGAGCctggtgaagaagctgaaggagaagaaggacgaGCTGGACTCGCTCATCACCGCCATCACCACCAACGGCGTCCATCCCAGCAAGTGTGTGACCATCCAGAGGACGCTGGACGGACGGCTGCAG gttGCGGGCAGGAAAGGTTTCCCTCACGTTATTTACGCTCGTCTGTGGCGTTGGCCCGACCTCCACAAAAATGAACTGAAGCACGTCAAGTTCTGCCAGTACGCCTTTGACCTGAAGTatgacaatgtgtgtgtgaacccCTACCACTATGAGAGGGTGGTGTCACCTGGGATCG TCGGTCTCAGCCTTCAGAACACAG CTCCAGGCGGCCTGATCAAAGAGGAGTACATCCATGACTGTATACAGATGGACCTCCCGCCGGGAATGCCTCTGTCCGAACACCAAGCTGCCATGAAGCTGCCCCCGCCAGACCACTACGGCCAGCCTCTGCCCCCCCAACAGCTGCCCACTGAGCCCCACGGACCCCCGCCCGTCACCCGATACACCAACCTGCCCATCTCGCCCAAAG TGTCCGGCTCAGGATCCATGATGCCTCTGCAGGGGGGTCACGGTGACGGCCGCCTCCAGACTGCATCACCACAGGCTCAAGTCATGACCCCTGTACCGAGACCTCCGACCCCGACTCAGCCCTCCACTCATCAGCAGGCCGCCCAGCAACAGACACAGCCCCCACACCCTCACCCTCAACAACCCCCCCACCCTCCGTCTCAGTCCCACGGGCAGAACGGATACAGCAGCAATAAACACTCGCAGAGCCAGGTGGCCTTTCACA TGTGGACAGGCAGCAGCACAGCCTCCTACACTCCTGTAGGACCCCAGCAGAACGGACGAGGTCACCAACAGCCCCCCCTCCATCACCAAAACCATCACT GGTCTCAGCATCACGGCTCTGCCTCCTTCCCTCCGTCTGTATCCAATCATCCAG GTCCAGAGTTCTGGTGCTCCATCTCCTACTTTGAGATGGATGTTCAGGTGGGTGAGATGTTCAAGGTTCCCTCCAGCTGTCCTGTAGTGACTGTAGACGGATACGTCGACCCGTCAGGAGGCGACCGCTTCTGCCTCGGCCAGCTGAGCAACGTCCACCGCACAGACGCCAGTGAGCGGGCCAG GTTGCACATTGGTAAAGGTGTGCAGCTGGAGTGTCGTGGCGAGGGCGACGTGTGGATGCGTTGCATGAGCGACCACGCCGTGTTTGTTCAGAGTTACTACCTCGACAGGGAGGCGGGCCGAGCACCAGGGGACGCTGTCCACAAGATATACCCTGGAGCATACATCAAG GTGTTCGACCTGCGGCAGTGCCACAGACAGATGCAGCAGCAGGCAGCCACTGCtcaggctgcagcagctgctcagGCGGCCGCTGTAGCAGGAAACATCCCTGGTCCAGGCAGCGTGGGAGGAATCGCACCTGCAGTCA GTCTGTCTGCAGCAGCGGGGATTGGCGTAGACGACCTGAGGCGCCTCTGCATCCTGCGGCTCAGCTTCGTGAAGGGCTGGGGGCCAGACTACCCCCGTCAGAGCATCAAACACACCCCCTGCTGGGTGGAGGTCCACCTGCATCGCGCTCTGCAGCTTCTGGATGAGGTGCTGCACACTATGCCTTTAGCAGACCCCGGACCTGCTAACTGA
- the si:dkey-222b8.1 gene encoding mothers against decapentaplegic homolog 4 isoform X1, with translation MWTDSDLGHHDASELSGHSLADQLNTSIMSVNPPSSNDACLSIVHSLMCHRQGGENEGFAKRAIESLVKKLKEKKDELDSLITAITTNGVHPSKCVTIQRTLDGRLQVAGRKGFPHVIYARLWRWPDLHKNELKHVKFCQYAFDLKYDNVCVNPYHYERVVSPGIVGLSLQNTAPGGLIKEEYIHDCIQMDLPPGMPLSEHQAAMKLPPPDHYGQPLPPQQLPTEPHGPPPVTRYTNLPISPKVSGSGSMMPLQGGHGDGRLQTASPQAQVMTPVPRPPTPTQPSTHQQAAQQQTQPPHPHPQQPPHPPSQSHGQNGYSSNKHSQSQVAFHTVWTGSSTASYTPVGPQQNGRGHQQPPLHHQNHHWSQHHGSASFPPSVSNHPGPEFWCSISYFEMDVQVGEMFKVPSSCPVVTVDGYVDPSGGDRFCLGQLSNVHRTDASERARLHIGKGVQLECRGEGDVWMRCMSDHAVFVQSYYLDREAGRAPGDAVHKIYPGAYIKVFDLRQCHRQMQQQAATAQAAAAAQAAAVAGNIPGPGSVGGIAPAVSLSAAAGIGVDDLRRLCILRLSFVKGWGPDYPRQSIKHTPCWVEVHLHRALQLLDEVLHTMPLADPGPAN, from the exons ATGT ggaCGGATTCAGACCTGGGCCATCATGATGCCAGTGAACTTTCTGGTCACTCATTGGCTGATCAGCTTAACACCAG CATCATGTCGGTGAATCCTCCCAGCAGCAACGACGCCTGCCTCAGCATCGTCCACAGCCTCATGTGTCACCGGCAAGGCGGGGAGAATGAGGGCTTTGCCAAGCGGGCGATCGAGAGCctggtgaagaagctgaaggagaagaaggacgaGCTGGACTCGCTCATCACCGCCATCACCACCAACGGCGTCCATCCCAGCAAGTGTGTGACCATCCAGAGGACGCTGGACGGACGGCTGCAG gttGCGGGCAGGAAAGGTTTCCCTCACGTTATTTACGCTCGTCTGTGGCGTTGGCCCGACCTCCACAAAAATGAACTGAAGCACGTCAAGTTCTGCCAGTACGCCTTTGACCTGAAGTatgacaatgtgtgtgtgaacccCTACCACTATGAGAGGGTGGTGTCACCTGGGATCG TCGGTCTCAGCCTTCAGAACACAG CTCCAGGCGGCCTGATCAAAGAGGAGTACATCCATGACTGTATACAGATGGACCTCCCGCCGGGAATGCCTCTGTCCGAACACCAAGCTGCCATGAAGCTGCCCCCGCCAGACCACTACGGCCAGCCTCTGCCCCCCCAACAGCTGCCCACTGAGCCCCACGGACCCCCGCCCGTCACCCGATACACCAACCTGCCCATCTCGCCCAAAG TGTCCGGCTCAGGATCCATGATGCCTCTGCAGGGGGGTCACGGTGACGGCCGCCTCCAGACTGCATCACCACAGGCTCAAGTCATGACCCCTGTACCGAGACCTCCGACCCCGACTCAGCCCTCCACTCATCAGCAGGCCGCCCAGCAACAGACACAGCCCCCACACCCTCACCCTCAACAACCCCCCCACCCTCCGTCTCAGTCCCACGGGCAGAACGGATACAGCAGCAATAAACACTCGCAGAGCCAGGTGGCCTTTCACA CAGTGTGGACAGGCAGCAGCACAGCCTCCTACACTCCTGTAGGACCCCAGCAGAACGGACGAGGTCACCAACAGCCCCCCCTCCATCACCAAAACCATCACT GGTCTCAGCATCACGGCTCTGCCTCCTTCCCTCCGTCTGTATCCAATCATCCAG GTCCAGAGTTCTGGTGCTCCATCTCCTACTTTGAGATGGATGTTCAGGTGGGTGAGATGTTCAAGGTTCCCTCCAGCTGTCCTGTAGTGACTGTAGACGGATACGTCGACCCGTCAGGAGGCGACCGCTTCTGCCTCGGCCAGCTGAGCAACGTCCACCGCACAGACGCCAGTGAGCGGGCCAG GTTGCACATTGGTAAAGGTGTGCAGCTGGAGTGTCGTGGCGAGGGCGACGTGTGGATGCGTTGCATGAGCGACCACGCCGTGTTTGTTCAGAGTTACTACCTCGACAGGGAGGCGGGCCGAGCACCAGGGGACGCTGTCCACAAGATATACCCTGGAGCATACATCAAG GTGTTCGACCTGCGGCAGTGCCACAGACAGATGCAGCAGCAGGCAGCCACTGCtcaggctgcagcagctgctcagGCGGCCGCTGTAGCAGGAAACATCCCTGGTCCAGGCAGCGTGGGAGGAATCGCACCTGCAGTCA GTCTGTCTGCAGCAGCGGGGATTGGCGTAGACGACCTGAGGCGCCTCTGCATCCTGCGGCTCAGCTTCGTGAAGGGCTGGGGGCCAGACTACCCCCGTCAGAGCATCAAACACACCCCCTGCTGGGTGGAGGTCCACCTGCATCGCGCTCTGCAGCTTCTGGATGAGGTGCTGCACACTATGCCTTTAGCAGACCCCGGACCTGCTAACTGA